The Primulina tabacum isolate GXHZ01 chromosome 7, ASM2559414v2, whole genome shotgun sequence genome includes a window with the following:
- the LOC142550566 gene encoding acyl carrier protein 1, chloroplastic-like: MDVKTAFLNGDIKEEIYMSQPEGFALVENGFTYDQQVSNLRKASLSFGGKGFLNWKRPALHFRVSCAAKPETVSKVCEIVRKQLALPADRDVTGDSKFATLGADSLDTVEIVMGLEEEFGISVEEESAQSITTVQDAADLIEKLMAKN; this comes from the exons atggatgtgaagacagCGTTCCTTAATggagatattaaggaagagatttacatgtctcaacctgaaggattcgcATTAGTagaaa ATGGTTTCACATATGATCAACAGGTCTCAAATCTGAGGAAGGCATCACTTTCGTTCGGGGGAAAGGGCTTCCTGAATTGGAAACGTCCCGCCCTCCATTTCCGAGTTTCCTGCGCG GCCAAACCAGAAACGGTGAGCAAAGTGTGTGAAATTGTTAGAAAGCAACTGGCTCTTCCTGCTGATCGGGACGTCACCGGAGACTCAAAGTTCGCAACACTTGGTGCTGATTCTCTTGACACG GTCGAGATAGTGATGGGGCTCGAGGAGGAATTCGGTATAAGCGTGGAGGAAGAAAGTGCCCAGAGTATCACCACCGTTCAAGATGCTGCAGATCTCATAGAGAAACTCATGGCGAAAAATTGA
- the LOC142551145 gene encoding uncharacterized protein LOC142551145 has protein sequence MENPKVATGGNGMDNAISEDKIAETSPVDCLGNESRNTKANSGPINRRLDLILQIPPRTTSTSSIQSGKGLPQSPSVLNGNSSAGGFFRDLSFKKRTTTLDGERSHLLNPDSKATPESPALRNLMRNLTWKMCTSLPVTPASHLSPLITTPSSTIAPSERQKTQASTSQATVSRSLSMPGKNFVIVRSSSFATKQNLATDNDADQIIPEPVTEDHEIPEEEAVCRICLDSCDERNTLKMECSCKGALQLVHEDCAIKWFSTKGNTFCEVCGKEVSNLPVIILRVPNATQGENQEQSQQNSISAWQDFVVLVLISTICYFFLLEQLLLPDLKTNALIVSAPFAFTLGFTGSIFAVILAIKEYIWTYTAVEFALLALILHIFYALLHLSPVLSILIASGLGFGLTMFLNSLYIRFFSWRVQGAQSNNRV, from the exons ATGGAGAATCCAAAAGTAGCAACGGGTGGAAATGGAATGGATAATGCAATTTCGGAGGATAAAATAGCAGAAACATCACCG GTCGACTGTCTTGGCAATGAATCCAGGAATACGAAGGCAAATTCAGGGCCTATCAATCGTCGTCTGGATTTAATTCTTCAAATACCTCCAAGAACTACCAGTACTTCGAGCATCCAAAGTGGCAAGGGTTTGCCTCAGTCTCCAAGTGTCTTAAATGGAAATTCTTCAGCGGGAGGGTTTTTTCGTGATTTAAGCTTTAAAAAAAGGACGACAACATTAGATGGTGAAAGAAGTCATCTTCTAAATCCAGATTCTAAGGCAACTCCTGAAAGCCCCGCCTTGAGAAATCTCATGCGAAATTTGACTTGGAAAATGTGTACATCCCTTCCAGTGACTCCTGCATCACACTTGTCCCCTTTGATCACCACCCCTTCATCGACCATAGCACCGAGTGAAAGACAAAAAACTCAG GCAAGCACATCTCAAGCTACCGTTTCACGATCTCTCTCTATGCCTGGGAAGAATTTTGTCATTGTAAGATCTTCATCTTTTGCCACCAAGCAAAATCTTGCTACAGATAATGATGCTG ATCAAATAATACCTGAACCTGTCACGGAGGATCATGAGATTCCAGAAGAGGAAGCGGTCTGCCGAATCTGTCTTGATTCGTGTGATGAAAGAAATACACTCAAGATGGAATGCAGCTGTAAAGGTGCGCTCCAACTAGTGCATGAAGATTGTGCGATAAAATGGTTTAGCACAAAAGGAAACACCTTTTGTGAGGTCTGTGGGAAAGAAGTTTCGAATTTACCTGTTATAATACTTCGAGTGCCAAATGCTACTCAGGGAGAGAATCAGGAACAGAGCCAACAAAATTCGATTAG TGCTTGGCAAGATTTTGTGGTGCTCGTCTTGATTAGCACAATTTGCTATTTCTTCCTCCTTGAGCAGTTATTG CTTCCTGACTTGAAGACTAACGCGCTTATAGTTTCTGCGCCATTTGCTTTCACGTTGGGATTTACGGGATCTATCTTTGCAGTTATCCTAG CTATTAAAGAGTACATATGGACTTATACAGCTGTTGAGTTTGCACTTTTGGCCTTGATTCTCCATATTTTCTATGCACTG CTTCACTTGTCACCAGTTTTATCGATTCTGATAGCATCAGGACTAGGATTTGGACTGACTATGTTTCTCAACTCTCTGTATATTCGATTCTTTTCATGGCGAGTTCAAGGTGCTCAAAGCAACAATCGGGTATAA